The following are encoded together in the Ranitomeya imitator isolate aRanImi1 chromosome 4, aRanImi1.pri, whole genome shotgun sequence genome:
- the LOC138676589 gene encoding piggyBac transposable element-derived protein 4-like: MSDSNAGSSFRHNPRKRVCRFTSDEIMRMLEESDSEHEDEPYVPSDDENYVPQVDVTEEDSDIEQEMVIEHENEYESDESVEDDSVPQSAGDIWTAKDETQWCSNPLPNAQTKSRNVLRQRGGPAAISNLYTAKELFKSIMTPEMCDIILRETNRKAKRVCDAYNNELVQRFPDSSKRPPQKTFKQFTETELHAFLGILIAAGVHRANKENLEEMWNVAALPLIRAAMSRDRFKMILRFIRFDNENTRAERVQTDKAAPIRDIWTMLNSNLERAYKPYHCITVDEQLFPFRGHTKFTQYIPSKPAKYGIKIFWACDSSNAYPLQGQLYTGKPTDGPRQVNIGERTVLDLVSSYKGSGRNVTTDNFFTTMELAKVLNSWNMTLVGTVRKNKRFLPNNMQPAKERPVYSTNFAYNHDATVCSYVPKKNKSVVLLSSMHMTGEVEETLAAKPEIIKYYNITKGGVDVMDKMLGEYTVKRRTSRWTLAFFYNMIDVSGLASYIIYREHNPSFRAKDQRRKFLKDLANQLCMIAIEDRSTNKMIMRNHFLRGAVEMVLGRCIVVASQPAAGPKIPHGSRGPSPVVGSCYVCRDLRRKQRKTRKSCVVCVKPICDEHSVAKPTCITCKENQ; the protein is encoded by the exons atgagtgatagtaatgctggatctagtttccgccataatccaagaaaacgtgtttgcag atttacgtctgacgaaataatgcgaatgctagaagaatctgattctgagcatgaggatgaaccatatgttccatctgatgatgaaaactatgtaccacaagtggatgttactgaagaagattcagacattgaacaagaaatggtcatagagcatgaaaatgaatacgaatcagacgaaagtgttgaggatgattctgtgcctcaaagtgcaggcgacatttggactgctaaggatgaaactcaatggtgcagtaatccactgccaaatgcacaaacaaaatctcgtaatgtcctacgacaaagaggtggccctgcagcaatcagcaacctatatacagcaaaagagctattcaagtccatcatgactcccgagatgtgtgacatcatattacgggaaacgaatcgaaaggccaagagagtttgtgatgcttacaacaacgaactggtacaacgttttcctgattcttccaaacggccaccacaaaaaacattcaagcaatttactgaaactgaacttcatgcatttttgggcatactgattgctgctggtgtgcacagagccaacaaagagaatctggaggaaatgtggaatgttgctgctctgcctcttatacgtgcagccatgtctcgtgaccgcttcaagatgatactcagatttatcaggtttgacaacgaaaatacacgtgcagaacgtgtgcaaacagataaagctgcaccaatacgggacatctggacaatgctgaacagtaatctggagagagcctacaagccatatcattgtatcaccgtcgacgagcaattatttccatttagaggtcatactaaatttacccagtatataccttcaaaaccagctaaatatggcataaagattttctgggcttgtgactcatcaaatgcctaccctttacaaggtcagctctacactgggaaaccaactgatggtcctcgacaagtaaacattggagaacgaacagtattggacctagtgagctcgtataaaggctctggaagaaatgtcaccaccgataacttctttacaaccatggaactagctaaggtattgaactcctggaacatgacactagttggtacagtgagaaaaaacaaaaggttcctacctaacaacatgcagcctgccaaagaaaggcctgtatactcgacaaattttgcctacaatcatgatgcaacagtctgttcatatgtaccaaagaagaacaaatcagtcgtgcttctatcatctatgcacatgacgggagaagttgaagagacactagcagccaagccagagataataaaatactacaacataacaaaaggtggcgttgatgttatggataaaatgttgggagagtacactgtgaaacgacgaacatcacgttggactttggcatttttctacaatatgattgatgtcagtgggttagcatcctacatcatctacagagaacacaatccaagcttcagggcaaaggatcaacgaagaaagttcctgaaagatctcgcaaatcagctgtgtatgattgcaattgaagatcgtagtacaaacaaaatgataatgagaaaccattttcttcgaggtgcagtagaaatggtgcttggacgatgcattgtggtagcatcgcagccagcagctggccccaaaatacctcatggtagtcgtggaccctcccctgttgttggtagttgctatgtctgcagagacctgaggcgaaaacaacgcaagactagaaagtcttgtgtggtttgtgtgaaacccatttgcgatgaacactctgtagcaaagccaacatgcattacttgcaaagaaaatcaataa